The following coding sequences are from one Culex quinquefasciatus strain JHB chromosome 1, VPISU_Cqui_1.0_pri_paternal, whole genome shotgun sequence window:
- the LOC6031435 gene encoding uncharacterized protein LOC6031435 translates to MLVDQTMYRNIQNLKSFFNGDSSPRKTINCIFWLCCLLALLFFYFKRSLELVLRRGRIRVQKHSQTIQHAWNVCFYTAATVFLGLYHKLLIRPEIASQSSKYFPQYNNAIFLTACDVAKFEIVTMVLAAFDIIGTLVRIRNHDFSEAISKVFFFALVLCCYVLRLENYSVLLNFYLGAYNAFQETLLLLSLHTNDRSDTTLRLYVILNFSSWSYLFLNILPFEFLIPTLYANNKELHLYLNIIFWLWYCSCIWNSPILKFLYHKIYHLHPYDCAGGESSVRCILLNDNQRFKHYRNLERAYLELKLFHDKSKLSGARHGESENASAKAFQTIKCVLALKRKLKRIRENRDHLSAD, encoded by the exons ATGCTGGTCGATCAAACAATGTATCGAAAT aTTCAGAACTTGAAGTCATTTTTCAATGGTGACAGCAGTCCTAGGAAAACGATCAATTGTATCTTTTGGCTGTGCTGTTTGTTGGCTTTGCTGTTCTTCTACTTTAAGCGAAGCTTGGAG CTGGTCCTCCGGCGGGGTCGCATTAGGGTGCAAAAACATTCCCAAACCATCCAGCACGCGTGGAACGTTTGCTTCTACACGGCAGCCACAGTATTTCTTGGACTGTATCACAAGTTGCTGATTCGGCCGGAGATCGCCAGCCAGAGCAGCAAGTACTTTCCGCAGTACAACAACGCCATCTTCCTGACCGCTTGCGATGTGGCCAAGTTTGAGATCGTTACGATGGTGCTGGCGGCGTTTGACATCATTGGAACTCTGGTGCGCATACGGAACCATGACTTTTCGGAGGCCATTTCGAAGGTGTTCTTTTTCGCGCTTGTACTCTGCTGCTACGTGCTACGTTTGGAGAACTACAGTGTGCTGCTCAACTTTTACTTGGGAGCTTACAACGCGTTCCAGGAGACACTTCTACTGCTTTCGCTTCATACCAACGATAGAAGTGATACTACATTAAGACTTTATGTGATACTTAATTTTAGTTCATG GTCCTACCTTTtcctcaacattttgccgtttGAGTTTCTCATTCCCACGTTGTACGCCAACAACAAGGAGCTCCACCTGTACTTGAACATTATCTTCTGGCTGTGGTACTGTTCGTGCATTTGGAACTCCCCGATTTTGAAGTTCCTCTACCACAAAATATATCATCTCCATCCGTACGATTGCGCCGGCGGGGAGTCTTCCGTTCGCTGCATTTTACTGAACGACAACCAAAGATTCAAACACTACCGCAATCTCGAGCGTGCCTATCTAGAGCTGAAGCTTTTCCATGA CAAAAGTAAACTAAGCGGGGCCAGACATGGAGAAAGCGAAAATGCTTCCGCGAAAGCTTTCCAAACTATAAAAT GTGTCCTTGCACTGAAACGAAAGCTGAAACGGATCCGTGAAAATCGCGACCATCTGTCAGCTGATTGA